In Palaemon carinicauda isolate YSFRI2023 chromosome 28, ASM3689809v2, whole genome shotgun sequence, a single genomic region encodes these proteins:
- the LOC137621856 gene encoding axoneme-associated protein mst101(3)-like, with protein sequence MASSSRHKDMASSSRHKDMASSSRHKDMASSSRHKDMASSSRHKDMASSSRHKDMASSSRHKDMAISSRHKDMASSSRHKDMAISSCRKDMAISSCHKDVAASSCRKDAAVSSCRKDAAVSSRRKDAAVSSRRKDAAVSSRRKDAAVSSRRKDAAVSSRRKDAAVSSRRKDAAVSSRRKDAAVSSRRQDAAVSSRRQDAAVSSRRKDAAVSSRRKDAAVSSRRQDAAVSSRRQDAAVSSRRQDAAVSSRRQDAAVSSRRQDAAVSSRRQDAAVSSRRQDTPVSSRRQDAAVSSRRQDAAVSSRRQDAAVSSRRQDAAVSSRRQDAAVSSRRQDAAVSSRRQDAAVSSRRQDAAVSSYS encoded by the coding sequence ATGGCTAGTTCTTCACGTCACAAAGACATGGCTAGTTCTTCACGTCACAAAGACATGGCTAGTTCTTCACGTCACAAAGACATGGCTAGTTCTTCACGTCACAAAGACATGGCTAGTTCTTCACGTCACAAAGACATGGCTAGTTCTTCACGTCACAAAGACATGGCTAGTTCTTCACGTCACAAAGACATGGCTATTTCTTCACGTCACAAAGACATGGCTAGTTCTTCACGTCACAAAGACATGGCTATTTCTTCGTGTCGCAAAGATATGGCTATTTCTTCGTGTCACAAAGATGTAGCTGCTTCTTCGTGTCGCAAGGACGCGGCTGTTTCTTCGTGTCGCAAGGACGCGGCTGTTTCTTCGCGTCGCAAGGACGCGGCTGTTTCTTCGCGTCGCAAGGACGCGGCTGTTTCTTCGCGTCGCAAGGACGCGGCTGTTTCTTCGCGTCGCAAGGACGCGGCTGTTTCTTCGCGTCGCAAGGACGCGGCTGTTTCTTCGCGTCGCAAGGACGCGGCTGTTTCTTCGCGTCGCAAGGACGCGGCTGTTTCTTCGCGTCGCCAAGACGCGGCTGTTTCTTCGCGTCGCCAAGACGCGGCTGTTTCTTCGCGTCGCAAGGACGCGGCTGTTTCTTCGCGTCGCAAGGACGCGGCTGTTTCTTCGCGTCGCCAGGACGCGGCTGTTTCTTCGCGTCGCCAAGACGCGGCTGTTTCTTCGCGTCGCCAAGACGCGGCTGTTTCTTCGCGTCGCCAAGACGCGGCTGTTTCTTCGCGTCGCCAAGACGCGGCTGTTTCTTCGCGTCGCCAAGACGCGGCTGTTTCTTCGCGTCGCCAAGACACGCCTGTTTCTTCGCGTCGCCAAGACGCGGCTGTTTCTTCGCGTCGCCAAGACGCGGCTGTTTCTTCGCGTCGCCAAGACGCGGCTGTTTCTTCGCGTCGCCAAGACGCGGCTGTTTCTTCGCGTCGCCAAGACGCGGCTGTTTCTTCGCGTCGTC